A DNA window from Rhodococcus sp. Z13 contains the following coding sequences:
- a CDS encoding TetR/AcrR family transcriptional regulator translates to MARRRGWGGSPPADDEEAARRILAAAVELVDRTGAEISIADVAQSLGVIRQTVYRYFPSADALMRAAAVASVEGFLDRLAAHVAGLTDAAEAMTEGVVFTLAEVRRTPHLGILLSSSYSSPHLEALASEEARAFGMTMIRRFEVDWESYGYDDDSLAELVEFVLRTMQSFFVSPGNPPRSDDELRRYLRRWMGAAILAQRDVAITAERPRP, encoded by the coding sequence GTGGCACGCAGACGTGGGTGGGGTGGGAGTCCTCCCGCCGACGACGAAGAGGCGGCCCGCCGCATCCTGGCGGCGGCGGTCGAACTGGTCGACCGGACCGGAGCAGAGATCAGCATCGCCGACGTCGCCCAGTCCCTCGGCGTCATCCGTCAGACCGTCTACCGGTACTTCCCGAGCGCCGACGCCCTCATGCGGGCGGCTGCCGTCGCCTCGGTGGAGGGCTTCCTGGACCGGCTCGCCGCGCACGTCGCCGGTCTCACCGACGCGGCGGAGGCCATGACCGAGGGGGTCGTCTTCACCCTCGCCGAGGTACGGCGCACCCCGCATCTCGGCATCCTGTTGTCGAGCAGCTACTCGAGCCCGCACCTCGAGGCTCTCGCCTCCGAGGAGGCCCGTGCCTTCGGTATGACGATGATCCGGCGCTTCGAGGTGGACTGGGAGAGTTACGGCTACGACGACGACTCGCTCGCCGAACTCGTCGAGTTCGTGCTGCGCACGATGCAGTCGTTCTTCGTCTCCCCGGGCAATCCGCCGCGCAGCGACGACGAACTGCGCCGATATCTGCGCCGCTGGATGGGGGCGGCCATCCTCGCGCAGCGGGACGTCGCGATCACGGCCGAAAGGCCTCGACCGTAG
- a CDS encoding oxygenase MpaB family protein, protein MTTHAEQRVPALAADPQVVDGPAEERAASPAPLPPGSVDLSGFVGESMLLLGAGATVLLQLALRGVGHGVADHSTTLDRPLDRLRTTMTYVYAVTLGTPEEKKQIVRLVNKAHAPVRSDTYSAFDPELQLWVAATLYRNGVNMYERIFGPLTDADIERIYRQSAVYGTALQVKEHMWPKTREEFDRYWDEMIATVEVDAKVRAFTRNLLTGGDAPLPVRTLMPLQRFMTIGLLPQRMREEFALPWSPRDQRRFDLFWKVFPPVYRAIPRPVRQLTATYYLRDMRRRLKGNGHII, encoded by the coding sequence ATGACGACTCACGCCGAACAGAGGGTTCCGGCTCTCGCGGCCGACCCGCAGGTCGTGGACGGCCCGGCCGAGGAGCGGGCGGCGAGCCCCGCGCCGCTGCCGCCGGGATCGGTGGATCTGTCCGGCTTCGTAGGTGAGTCGATGCTGCTGCTCGGCGCCGGCGCCACCGTGCTGCTGCAGCTCGCGCTGCGCGGCGTCGGGCACGGCGTCGCCGACCACAGCACCACCCTCGACCGGCCCCTCGACCGGCTGCGCACGACGATGACCTACGTCTACGCCGTCACCCTCGGTACGCCGGAGGAGAAGAAGCAGATCGTCCGGCTGGTCAACAAGGCGCACGCCCCGGTGCGGTCCGACACCTACAGCGCGTTCGATCCCGAACTCCAATTGTGGGTTGCGGCAACGCTGTACCGCAACGGCGTCAACATGTACGAGCGGATCTTCGGCCCGCTCACCGACGCCGACATCGAGCGCATCTACCGCCAGTCCGCGGTCTACGGCACGGCGCTGCAGGTCAAGGAACACATGTGGCCGAAGACGCGCGAGGAGTTCGACCGCTACTGGGACGAGATGATCGCGACCGTCGAGGTCGACGCCAAGGTGCGCGCCTTCACGCGCAACCTCCTCACCGGCGGCGACGCCCCGCTGCCCGTGCGCACCCTCATGCCGCTGCAGCGGTTCATGACGATCGGCCTTCTGCCGCAACGGATGCGCGAGGAGTTCGCGCTGCCCTGGAGCCCGCGCGACCAGCGTCGGTTCGACCTGTTCTGGAAGGTCTTCCCGCCGGTCTACCGCGCGATCCCGCGGCCGGTGCGTCAGCTGACCGCCACCTACTACCTGCGCGACATGCGTCGTCGCCTGAAGGGCAACGGCCACATCATCTGA
- a CDS encoding NAD(P)-dependent alcohol dehydrogenase gives MTRTATAAVLREYGTPLRPEQVLIPELRDDEVLVRIHGVGICHTDLTAAAGGVPLPVPAVLGHEGAGVVVETGSAVTRLAVGDPVVLGFDSCRSCRNCARGRYAYCTHFAALNYGGRRADGSTVLQDTSGAAVHGNWFGQSSFSSLVVATERNAVRLPADVPVALAGPLGCGLATGAGTVLEVLRPESGSSIVVFGLGAVGMAAIMAARIAGCDTIIGVDPNPRRHELARTLGAGEVLSPADHDDLGRHLRRLTGGGADHAVESVGTEAVIRQALSSLAGPGVCATLGLRAGRNPVTIDQTHLLSGRTLTGVIEGDVDPQQFLPRLADLWREGRFPVDALVRTFDFVKLDDAFAAVAAGEVVKAVLTFDHDN, from the coding sequence ATGACCCGGACCGCGACCGCCGCGGTGCTGCGCGAATACGGCACCCCGCTGCGACCCGAGCAGGTGCTGATCCCCGAACTGCGCGACGACGAGGTGCTCGTCCGGATCCACGGGGTGGGTATCTGCCACACCGATCTCACGGCCGCCGCCGGCGGTGTCCCGCTGCCCGTCCCGGCCGTGCTGGGCCACGAGGGTGCCGGCGTCGTCGTCGAGACCGGCAGCGCGGTCACCCGTCTCGCGGTCGGCGATCCCGTCGTCCTGGGCTTCGACTCGTGCCGCTCGTGCCGGAACTGCGCGCGGGGCCGCTACGCCTACTGCACGCACTTCGCCGCACTGAACTACGGCGGCAGGCGGGCGGACGGCTCGACCGTCCTGCAGGACACCTCCGGTGCCGCGGTGCACGGCAACTGGTTCGGCCAGTCGTCGTTCTCCTCGCTCGTGGTGGCCACCGAACGCAACGCGGTGCGTCTGCCCGCCGACGTGCCGGTCGCGCTCGCCGGACCGCTGGGCTGCGGGCTCGCCACCGGCGCCGGGACGGTGCTCGAGGTGCTGCGCCCCGAATCCGGTTCGTCGATCGTCGTGTTCGGGCTCGGCGCCGTGGGCATGGCGGCGATCATGGCTGCACGGATCGCGGGCTGCGACACCATCATCGGTGTCGACCCCAACCCACGTCGTCACGAGCTCGCGCGGACGCTCGGCGCCGGTGAGGTGCTCTCCCCCGCCGACCACGACGATCTCGGCCGTCACCTGCGCCGACTCACCGGCGGCGGCGCCGACCACGCGGTCGAGTCCGTGGGCACGGAAGCGGTCATCCGGCAGGCACTGTCGTCGCTCGCCGGCCCCGGCGTGTGCGCGACGCTCGGCTTGCGCGCGGGCCGCAACCCGGTGACGATCGACCAGACGCACCTGCTGTCCGGACGCACACTGACCGGGGTCATCGAGGGCGACGTCGACCCGCAGCAGTTCCTCCCGCGCCTCGCGGACCTGTGGCGCGAGGGCCGGTTCCCGGTCGACGCACTGGTCCGCACCTTCGATTTCGTGAAACTCGACGACGCGTTCGCGGCGGTGGCCGCCGGCGAGGTCGTCAAGGCGGTACTCACCTTCGACCACGACAACTGA
- a CDS encoding NAD(P)H-dependent flavin oxidoreductase has protein sequence MRTRFTETFGVEHPIVQGGMMWVGRAELVAAVAEAGALGFITALTQPTPEDLVREIERTRQLTDKPFGVNLTILPSINPPPYAEYRQAIIDSGVKIVETAGFNPADHLPHFKDAGIKVIHKCTSVRHAVKAERIGVDAVSIDGFECAGHPGEDDVPGLILIPAATRELSIPVIASGGIADARGLVAALALGAEGVNMGTRFMCTVESPVAQEVKEQIVRNTELDTKLIFRTLRNTARVATNAVSQEVVEIESRGAKFEDIAHLVAGARGRKVFEDGDLDAGIWTAGQSQGLIHDIPTVAELVERMVTEAESIITGRLNGIVGEAVRA, from the coding sequence GTGAGAACCCGATTCACCGAAACGTTCGGGGTGGAACACCCCATCGTCCAGGGCGGCATGATGTGGGTCGGCCGGGCCGAACTCGTGGCCGCCGTTGCCGAGGCCGGGGCCCTGGGCTTCATCACCGCCCTGACCCAGCCCACCCCCGAGGACCTGGTCCGCGAGATCGAACGGACCCGGCAGCTCACCGACAAGCCCTTCGGTGTGAACCTCACGATCCTCCCGTCGATCAACCCGCCGCCGTACGCCGAGTACCGCCAGGCGATCATCGACTCCGGGGTGAAGATCGTGGAGACGGCCGGCTTCAACCCGGCCGACCACCTGCCGCACTTCAAGGACGCCGGTATCAAGGTGATCCACAAGTGCACCAGCGTCCGGCACGCCGTGAAGGCCGAGCGCATCGGCGTCGACGCCGTGAGCATCGACGGTTTCGAATGCGCCGGTCACCCCGGTGAGGACGACGTCCCCGGCCTGATCCTGATCCCCGCCGCGACGCGCGAACTGTCCATCCCGGTCATCGCCTCCGGTGGCATCGCCGACGCCCGCGGTCTCGTCGCCGCGCTCGCACTCGGCGCCGAGGGCGTGAACATGGGCACCCGCTTCATGTGCACCGTGGAATCCCCTGTGGCCCAGGAGGTCAAGGAACAGATCGTCCGCAACACCGAACTCGACACCAAGCTCATCTTCCGCACGCTGCGCAACACCGCGCGTGTCGCGACCAACGCGGTGAGCCAGGAGGTCGTCGAGATCGAGTCCCGCGGAGCGAAGTTCGAGGACATCGCCCACCTCGTCGCGGGTGCCCGCGGCCGGAAGGTGTTCGAGGACGGCGATCTCGACGCCGGCATCTGGACCGCCGGCCAGAGTCAGGGTCTCATCCACGACATCCCGACCGTCGCCGAACTGGTCGAGCGGATGGTCACCGAGGCCGAGTCCATCATCACCGGCCGGCTCAACGGCATCGTCGGAGAGGCGGTGCGGGCATGA
- a CDS encoding enoyl-CoA hydratase, with protein sequence MTAATTESLRSELADGILRLTITRPRRMNAIDLSTMRALGEAVSAAGEDDRVRTIVITGEGKAFCTGADLAAGAADPQDPGVVMDTANGLVRAIASVPVPVVAAVNGPAAGVGVSIALAADLTYAAESAYFLLAFVNIGLMPDGGASLLVPAAIGRARAAEMALLGERVSAADAERFGLVARTLPDAELAAHVDAVAARTAAGPRRALALTKQALNASTLPELDAALAREKEGQVELLVSPDFAEGAAAMLEKRPARFA encoded by the coding sequence ATGACGGCGGCCACCACGGAGAGCCTGCGCTCCGAACTCGCGGACGGCATCCTGCGCCTGACGATCACCCGTCCGCGCCGGATGAACGCGATCGATCTGTCCACGATGCGCGCTCTCGGCGAGGCCGTGTCGGCGGCGGGGGAGGACGACCGGGTCCGCACCATCGTCATCACCGGCGAGGGCAAGGCGTTCTGCACCGGCGCCGATCTCGCTGCGGGAGCGGCCGATCCGCAGGATCCCGGCGTGGTCATGGACACCGCCAACGGGCTGGTCCGCGCGATCGCCTCGGTTCCGGTGCCGGTCGTCGCGGCGGTCAACGGTCCCGCGGCCGGTGTCGGCGTCTCGATCGCGCTCGCCGCGGACCTGACCTACGCCGCCGAGAGCGCCTACTTCCTGCTCGCCTTCGTGAACATCGGGCTCATGCCCGACGGCGGGGCGAGCCTGCTCGTGCCCGCGGCGATCGGACGCGCCCGTGCCGCCGAGATGGCACTGCTCGGGGAACGCGTATCGGCCGCCGACGCCGAGCGTTTCGGCCTGGTGGCGCGCACGCTGCCCGACGCCGAGCTCGCGGCCCACGTCGACGCCGTCGCGGCGCGTACCGCCGCCGGCCCCCGCCGGGCGCTCGCCCTGACGAAGCAGGCGCTCAACGCGTCCACCCTGCCCGAGCTCGACGCCGCTCTCGCCCGCGAGAAGGAGGGGCAGGTGGAACTGCTCGTCTCCCCCGACTTCGCGGAGGGCGCGGCGGCCATGCTCGAGAAACGACCCGCACGTTTCGCCTGA
- the fadD5 gene encoding fatty-acid--CoA ligase FadD5: MVPPTVVSEAVGADATRFRYNNWNNQVARHALMIPERTAFRFRGETITWSQLHTRVEKLADALSRRGVGFGDRVIILMLNRPEYIEIVLAANALGAIAVPVNFRLTAPEVAYLVADSGAKAIVSEGPLVPLAAAARSQAEGIELSIVVGAEPEGDSVAYEDLVAEEGEPHPQVDIPNDTPALIMYTSGTTGRPKGAVLTHSNLEAQSLTCIRAFRLFDETGVGFCASPMFHIAALGSMAPSLMLGTPTVIHPVGAFDPDELLDVLEAEQVTSLFLVPVQWQAVCAAQQAKPRNLKLRNISWGAAPSSDTILRAMAETFPDAFNVAVFGQTEMSPITCVLDGDDAIRKLGSVGRVIPTIQARVVDDEMNDVAPGEVGEIVYRGPTMMREYWNNPTATSEAFHGGWFHSGDLVRVDEEGFVYVVDRKKDMIISGGENIYCAEVENVLFGHPKILEAAVIGRPDAKWGEVPVAVVALKPGNDDLTLEELQPFLNEHLARYKHPKEIVIVDALPRNASGKVVKGELRGGLPAVTQG, from the coding sequence ATGGTTCCACCCACTGTCGTCTCCGAAGCAGTCGGCGCGGACGCGACCCGCTTCCGTTACAACAACTGGAACAATCAGGTGGCTCGCCACGCCCTGATGATTCCCGAGCGCACGGCCTTCCGTTTCCGCGGTGAGACGATCACGTGGTCGCAGCTGCACACGCGCGTCGAGAAGCTCGCCGATGCTCTCTCCCGTCGTGGCGTCGGATTCGGCGATCGTGTGATCATCCTGATGCTCAACCGCCCCGAGTACATCGAGATCGTCCTCGCGGCCAACGCGCTCGGCGCGATCGCCGTGCCGGTCAACTTCCGCCTCACCGCACCCGAGGTGGCCTACCTCGTCGCCGACTCCGGCGCGAAGGCGATCGTGTCCGAGGGCCCGCTCGTGCCGCTCGCCGCTGCCGCGCGCAGCCAGGCCGAGGGGATCGAGCTGTCGATCGTCGTCGGTGCCGAGCCCGAGGGTGATTCGGTCGCCTACGAGGATCTCGTCGCCGAGGAGGGGGAGCCGCACCCGCAGGTCGACATCCCGAACGACACCCCGGCGCTCATCATGTACACCTCGGGCACGACGGGCCGGCCGAAGGGCGCCGTCCTCACCCACTCGAACCTCGAGGCGCAGTCGCTCACCTGCATCCGTGCCTTCCGTCTGTTCGACGAGACGGGCGTCGGATTCTGCGCGTCGCCGATGTTCCACATCGCGGCCCTGGGGTCGATGGCTCCGAGCCTGATGCTCGGTACCCCCACCGTGATCCACCCGGTCGGTGCGTTCGACCCCGACGAGCTGCTCGACGTGCTCGAGGCCGAGCAGGTCACCAGCCTGTTCCTCGTCCCGGTCCAGTGGCAGGCCGTGTGCGCGGCGCAGCAGGCCAAGCCGCGGAACCTGAAGCTGCGCAACATCTCCTGGGGTGCGGCGCCGAGCTCCGACACGATCCTGCGGGCCATGGCAGAGACCTTCCCGGACGCCTTCAACGTGGCGGTCTTCGGGCAGACCGAGATGTCGCCGATCACCTGTGTCCTCGACGGCGACGACGCCATCCGCAAGCTCGGCTCGGTGGGCCGGGTCATCCCGACCATCCAGGCCCGTGTCGTCGACGACGAGATGAACGACGTGGCGCCCGGCGAGGTCGGCGAGATCGTCTACCGCGGCCCGACCATGATGCGCGAGTACTGGAACAACCCCACCGCGACCTCCGAGGCGTTCCACGGGGGCTGGTTCCACTCGGGCGACCTGGTGCGCGTCGACGAGGAGGGCTTCGTCTACGTCGTCGACCGCAAGAAGGACATGATCATCTCCGGCGGCGAGAACATCTACTGCGCCGAGGTCGAGAACGTCCTGTTCGGTCATCCGAAGATCCTCGAGGCGGCCGTGATCGGCCGTCCCGACGCCAAGTGGGGCGAGGTCCCGGTCGCGGTCGTCGCCCTCAAACCGGGCAACGACGACCTCACGCTCGAGGAGCTCCAGCCGTTCCTCAACGAGCACCTCGCCCGCTACAAGCACCCGAAGGAGATCGTCATCGTCGACGCTCTGCCGCGCAACGCGAGCGGCAAGGTCGTCAAGGGTGAGCTCCGCGGCGGTCTGCCCGCCGTCACTCAGGGCTGA
- a CDS encoding TetR/AcrR family transcriptional regulator has product MPEQAQVGIRARAKTEAAAPAVRRRPKNRKAQIASVAAEAFSERGYHGVSIDEIATAVGISGPALYRHFPNKYALFRHAVVTLADALGGALAEFDEQTAGENALEPAEELDRKLLALVRTTIDNRRTGGLYRWERRYLTGEDRHEIRDKMTALNRHLARSVARLHPDLGPDDYVLLSSAMLSVIGSITTHRAPMSNRRLQQLLLDACRAVAGTELVPDTDEPAPRAERQGLSVVNKREVILHEAVLLFDARGYHEVSIEEIGAAAGINASGVYRHFPSKAELLAAAFRRAGDRVAMAVGAALAESTDPAQALETLTDVYVRLSFEHSELMSVYFAEIGNLPSHHRSELRNIQRLNIEEWARLVGQLRPELSAVDCRFLVHGALNLVLDTGSLLHFVPTESRQRRVQQLMLAVLLGDTNGKSTA; this is encoded by the coding sequence GTGCCCGAACAAGCCCAGGTCGGGATTCGTGCGCGCGCGAAGACCGAGGCGGCGGCCCCGGCCGTGCGACGCCGCCCGAAGAACCGCAAGGCGCAGATCGCCTCCGTCGCGGCCGAGGCGTTCAGCGAACGCGGCTACCACGGGGTGAGCATCGACGAGATCGCCACCGCCGTGGGCATCTCCGGACCCGCCCTGTACCGGCACTTCCCCAACAAGTACGCCTTGTTCCGCCACGCCGTGGTCACGCTCGCCGACGCCCTCGGCGGGGCACTCGCGGAGTTCGACGAGCAGACCGCCGGGGAGAACGCACTCGAACCGGCCGAGGAACTCGACCGCAAACTCCTCGCGCTCGTCCGCACCACGATCGACAACCGGCGCACCGGCGGGCTGTACCGCTGGGAGCGCCGCTATCTCACCGGCGAGGACCGGCACGAGATCCGTGACAAGATGACGGCGCTCAACCGGCACCTTGCGCGCAGCGTCGCCCGACTGCATCCCGACCTCGGCCCCGACGACTACGTGCTGCTCAGCAGCGCGATGCTCAGCGTCATCGGCTCGATCACCACGCATCGCGCACCGATGTCCAACCGGCGCCTGCAGCAGCTGCTGCTCGACGCCTGCCGCGCCGTGGCGGGCACCGAACTCGTCCCCGACACCGACGAACCGGCGCCGCGGGCCGAACGGCAGGGTCTGTCCGTGGTGAACAAGCGCGAGGTGATCCTCCACGAGGCGGTGCTGCTCTTCGACGCCCGCGGCTACCACGAGGTGAGCATCGAGGAGATCGGCGCGGCCGCCGGGATCAACGCATCCGGGGTCTACCGGCACTTCCCCAGCAAGGCCGAGCTGCTCGCCGCGGCGTTCCGCCGGGCCGGCGACCGCGTCGCGATGGCCGTCGGGGCCGCCCTCGCCGAGTCCACCGATCCCGCCCAGGCCCTCGAGACCCTCACCGACGTCTACGTCCGGTTGTCCTTCGAACACAGCGAACTGATGTCGGTCTACTTCGCCGAGATCGGCAACCTGCCCTCCCATCACCGCAGCGAGCTGCGCAACATCCAGCGCCTCAACATCGAGGAATGGGCCCGGCTCGTCGGCCAGCTCCGTCCCGAGCTCTCTGCGGTCGACTGCCGCTTCCTCGTCCACGGGGCACTCAACCTCGTCCTCGACACCGGCAGCCTGCTGCACTTCGTTCCCACGGAGTCGCGGCAGCGCCGGGTGCAGCAGCTGATGCTCGCGGTGCTGCTCGGGGACACGAACGGAAAGAGCACGGCATGA
- a CDS encoding type 1 glutamine amidotransferase — MSDSTVRIGLVLPDVMGTYGDGGNALVLRQRLRMRGHDAEIVEIGLSDPVPESLDLYTLGGAEDFAQRLATRHLLRYPGLQKAAGRGAPVLAICAAIQVLGHWYETSAGERVDGVGLLDVTTSPQQTRSIGEIVTRPIVPGLTQPLTGFENHRGGTTLGPDAAGLGRVERGDGNGVGDGLEGAVQGSVIGTYLHGPVLARNPELADHLLARALGVDSLPPLDLPEVEQLRRERLRV, encoded by the coding sequence ATGTCTGATTCGACCGTCCGCATCGGCCTGGTGCTCCCCGACGTCATGGGCACCTACGGCGACGGCGGCAATGCCCTGGTGCTGCGGCAGCGGCTGCGTATGCGCGGTCACGACGCCGAGATCGTCGAGATCGGCCTGAGCGATCCGGTGCCCGAGTCCCTCGACCTGTACACCCTCGGTGGGGCGGAGGACTTCGCGCAGCGACTGGCCACGCGGCATCTGCTGCGCTATCCGGGGCTGCAGAAGGCCGCCGGACGCGGCGCGCCCGTCCTCGCCATCTGCGCCGCCATCCAGGTGCTGGGCCACTGGTACGAGACGTCGGCGGGCGAACGCGTCGACGGGGTGGGTCTGCTCGACGTCACCACCTCGCCGCAGCAGACCCGCTCGATCGGCGAGATCGTCACCCGCCCGATCGTCCCCGGTCTCACGCAGCCGTTGACGGGATTCGAGAACCACCGTGGCGGAACGACTCTGGGGCCGGATGCCGCGGGTCTCGGCCGCGTCGAGCGCGGCGACGGCAACGGTGTGGGCGATGGACTCGAGGGTGCCGTGCAGGGTTCGGTGATCGGCACCTACCTGCACGGTCCGGTCCTGGCCCGCAATCCCGAACTCGCCGACCACCTGCTGGCGCGGGCCCTGGGCGTCGACTCGCTGCCGCCGCTGGATCTGCCGGAGGTCGAGCAGCTGCGCCGGGAACGCCTGCGCGTCTAG
- a CDS encoding GntR family transcriptional regulator, translated as MAAPAQTPRIPASQRSGAPMRRRPQLSDEVARHLRGSIMSGVLRPGDFIRLDETAAELGVSVTPVREALLTLRGEGMVESAPNRGYRVAPLTRQDIDDIFWLQGQIAVELALRAVDRVTSEDLGRLTELNERLRMLVSLPEGVSPDVERIADAEFDFHRELNRIADSPKLAWFLNAAARTIPYRLYARDTDWGTLAVRSHTALIDALGRQDHNEVITQTLLQFEDAAARLAAHRQRVGIDPKTT; from the coding sequence ATGGCGGCACCGGCTCAGACCCCCAGGATCCCGGCCTCGCAACGATCGGGGGCGCCGATGCGCCGGCGTCCCCAGTTGTCCGACGAGGTAGCGCGGCACCTGCGGGGATCGATCATGTCCGGTGTGCTGCGCCCGGGGGACTTCATCCGTCTCGACGAGACGGCCGCCGAGCTCGGTGTCAGCGTCACCCCGGTGCGCGAGGCCCTGCTGACCCTACGGGGCGAGGGGATGGTCGAGTCCGCCCCCAACCGCGGTTACCGCGTCGCACCGCTCACCCGGCAGGACATCGACGACATCTTCTGGCTGCAGGGGCAGATCGCCGTCGAACTCGCGCTGCGCGCGGTGGATCGGGTCACGTCCGAGGATCTCGGGCGCCTCACCGAACTCAACGAGCGGTTGCGCATGCTCGTCTCCCTGCCCGAGGGGGTCTCCCCGGACGTCGAGCGGATCGCCGACGCGGAGTTCGACTTCCACCGCGAACTCAACCGCATCGCCGACAGCCCGAAGCTCGCCTGGTTCCTCAACGCCGCCGCCCGCACGATCCCCTATCGCCTCTACGCGCGCGACACCGACTGGGGCACGCTCGCCGTCCGGTCGCACACCGCCCTGATCGACGCGCTCGGCCGGCAGGACCACAACGAGGTGATCACCCAGACCCTCCTGCAGTTCGAGGATGCGGCCGCACGCCTGGCCGCGCACCGTCAGCGGGTGGGGATCGACCCGAAGACGACGTAG
- a CDS encoding metal-dependent hydrolase produces MTNLQVRKMRFAFADYHVPFLWNEENPAFSSMANAVSFLAIGFEKMIVNMIREITPRITDPEVLEEANAFMYQEGQHSTAHRQHVKGLIKSYPGLQETLDDVIGAFDKLTAETSPEYRLAYTADLEATFTPVFKLMLDNEAALFRPGDDRVASLFIWHFVEEVEHRSSALIIFDSVVGSDVYRMRQAPSVFRHVLDVIAIACEGFNKHVPLEERKIDSMSMFASYRRKQKLRQLLPFLSYEDHGPMPRAFDVLPLSEQLVALVGIVRSQLPKHNPEHEKLPALADVWFRRYDEGYDVTRWYTAETVAGKAD; encoded by the coding sequence ATGACGAACCTGCAGGTCCGCAAGATGCGCTTCGCATTCGCGGATTACCACGTGCCGTTCCTGTGGAACGAAGAGAACCCCGCCTTCTCGAGCATGGCCAACGCCGTCTCGTTCCTCGCGATCGGCTTCGAGAAGATGATCGTGAACATGATCCGCGAGATCACCCCGCGGATCACCGACCCGGAGGTCCTGGAAGAGGCCAACGCCTTCATGTACCAGGAGGGCCAGCACTCCACCGCGCACCGCCAGCACGTCAAGGGCCTGATCAAGAGCTATCCCGGCCTCCAGGAGACCCTCGACGACGTTATCGGTGCCTTCGACAAGCTCACCGCCGAGACCTCCCCCGAGTACCGGCTCGCCTACACCGCCGACCTCGAGGCCACTTTCACCCCGGTCTTCAAGCTCATGCTCGACAACGAGGCGGCCCTGTTCCGTCCCGGCGACGACCGCGTGGCCTCACTGTTCATCTGGCACTTCGTCGAGGAGGTGGAGCACCGCAGTTCGGCGCTCATCATCTTCGACTCCGTCGTCGGCAGCGACGTCTACCGCATGCGGCAGGCCCCCTCGGTGTTCCGGCACGTGCTCGACGTCATCGCCATCGCGTGCGAGGGCTTCAACAAGCACGTGCCCCTCGAGGAACGGAAGATCGACTCGATGTCGATGTTCGCGTCGTACCGCCGCAAGCAGAAACTGCGGCAGCTGCTGCCCTTCCTGTCCTACGAGGATCACGGTCCCATGCCGCGGGCCTTCGACGTCCTGCCGCTGTCCGAGCAGCTCGTCGCCCTCGTCGGCATCGTCCGTAGCCAGCTGCCCAAGCACAATCCGGAGCACGAGAAGCTGCCGGCACTGGCCGACGTGTGGTTCCGCCGCTACGACGAGGGCTACGACGTCACCCGCTGGTACACCGCCGAAACCGTTGCCGGAAAGGCGGACTGA
- a CDS encoding DUF4334 domain-containing protein, translating to MDVVQRLAELRARTDRIDPRELDALWRELAPARIDDLVGYRWKGFGFDTGHRTGRLLDRMRWYGKAFVSASEVQPLVCYDDHGELFSDKETGRGEASLWEVVFRGEVTATMVYDGMPVFDHFKKVDDDTLVGVMNGKGSLVFDDGEHYWFGLERDTAVRAATSGNRGTAG from the coding sequence ATGGACGTCGTCCAGCGACTCGCGGAACTGCGGGCACGCACCGACCGGATCGATCCGCGCGAACTCGACGCCCTCTGGAGGGAACTCGCACCCGCGCGCATCGACGATCTCGTCGGATACCGGTGGAAGGGCTTCGGTTTCGACACCGGCCACCGCACCGGCCGGCTGCTCGACAGGATGCGGTGGTACGGCAAGGCGTTCGTCTCGGCGTCCGAGGTGCAGCCCCTGGTGTGTTACGACGACCACGGGGAGTTGTTCTCCGACAAGGAGACCGGTCGCGGCGAGGCGAGCCTGTGGGAGGTCGTCTTCCGCGGTGAGGTCACGGCGACGATGGTCTACGACGGGATGCCCGTGTTCGACCACTTCAAGAAGGTCGACGACGACACCCTCGTCGGCGTCATGAACGGCAAGGGTTCGCTGGTGTTCGACGACGGCGAGCACTACTGGTTCGGCCTCGAGCGCGACACGGCCGTCCGAGCGGCGACCTCCGGAAACCGCGGAACGGCCGGGTGA